In a genomic window of Shouchella clausii:
- the sufB gene encoding Fe-S cluster assembly protein SufB, with the protein MAKNMPDIGEYKYGFSDRDVSIFRSGRGLTKEIVEEISRMKEEPQWMLDFRLKSLEQFYKMPMPQWGGDLSELNFDDITYYVKASDKTERSWDEVPEEIKNTFDKLGIPEAEQKYLAGVSAQYESEVVYHNMKEDLESLGVVFKDTDSALKENEDIFKEYFATVIPAADNKFAALNSAVWSGGSFIYVPKGVKVDTPLQAYFRINSENMGQFERTLIIADEDSSVHYVEGCTAPVYTTNSLHSAVVEIIVKDNAYCRYTTIQNWAPNVYNLVTKRAVADKGATMEWVDGNIGSKLTMKYPAVIMRGEGAKGTVLSIAIAGKGQHQDAGAKVTHLAPNCSSTIVSKSISKQGGKVTYRGICHFGRKSDGSKSKIECDTLIMDNQSTSDTIPYNEILNNNITLEHEATVSKVSEDQLFYLMSRGVSEEEATEMIVMGFIEPFTKELPMEYAVEMNRLIKFEMEGSIG; encoded by the coding sequence GTGGCAAAAAATATGCCAGATATCGGAGAATACAAATACGGGTTTTCAGATCGTGACGTATCGATTTTCCGTTCAGGCCGCGGCTTGACGAAGGAGATTGTTGAAGAAATTTCCCGTATGAAAGAGGAGCCTCAGTGGATGCTTGATTTCCGCTTGAAGTCGCTCGAACAATTTTACAAAATGCCAATGCCACAGTGGGGCGGCGACCTCTCTGAGCTAAACTTTGACGACATCACGTACTACGTGAAAGCTTCTGACAAAACGGAACGTTCATGGGATGAAGTGCCGGAAGAGATTAAAAACACATTTGACAAATTGGGCATTCCAGAAGCAGAACAGAAATACTTGGCCGGCGTTTCCGCTCAATACGAGTCTGAAGTGGTTTACCACAACATGAAAGAGGACTTGGAATCATTGGGCGTCGTCTTTAAAGACACAGACTCCGCTCTAAAAGAGAACGAAGACATCTTTAAAGAGTACTTTGCTACGGTCATACCTGCTGCAGACAACAAATTTGCAGCGCTCAACTCAGCTGTATGGTCAGGCGGCTCGTTCATTTATGTACCTAAAGGAGTCAAAGTTGACACGCCGCTGCAAGCGTACTTCCGCATCAACTCAGAAAACATGGGCCAATTCGAGCGGACACTCATCATTGCTGATGAAGATAGCTCTGTCCATTATGTAGAAGGCTGTACGGCACCTGTTTATACAACGAACTCGTTGCACAGCGCAGTCGTCGAAATCATTGTTAAAGACAATGCTTACTGCCGCTACACGACGATCCAAAACTGGGCGCCAAACGTCTACAACCTCGTTACAAAACGGGCCGTAGCCGATAAGGGTGCGACTATGGAATGGGTCGACGGCAACATCGGCTCTAAACTGACAATGAAATACCCTGCTGTCATCATGCGTGGTGAAGGCGCGAAAGGCACCGTTCTTTCGATTGCGATTGCCGGAAAAGGCCAGCACCAAGACGCAGGCGCGAAAGTAACGCATCTTGCGCCAAACTGTTCATCAACGATTGTATCAAAATCGATTTCCAAACAAGGCGGCAAAGTCACATACCGCGGCATTTGCCACTTTGGCCGCAAATCAGACGGCTCGAAATCAAAAATTGAGTGTGACACACTCATTATGGATAACCAGTCCACATCAGATACAATCCCGTACAATGAAATTTTGAACAACAACATCACACTTGAACACGAAGCGACGGTTTCCAAAGTGTCCGAAGACCAGCTTTTCTACTTGATGAGCCGCGGCGTTTCTGAAGAAGAAGCAACCGAAATGATCGTCATGGGCTTCATCGAGCCATTCACAAAAGAACTGCCAATGGAATACGCAGTCGAAATGAACCGCTTGATTAAGTTCGAGATGGAAGGCTCGATTGGATAA
- a CDS encoding polysaccharide deacetylase family protein: protein MKKKVLFLTVGLVLVISVIGVVKASITEETKLPIKLEYEKLQTKISKYAESKEDYNQEKNEKVVYLTFDDGPNSATTEILDILDQFNAKATFFMLEPEMRKSPEIVKRIIRDGHSAGLHGVTHDKDQFYQSEQAALQEMVKTQETLHDISGVKSDLIRTPYGSIPYLTDSFREVFDQHGFKLWDWNVDSEDWNLSTEASLDSVISQIEKIENNGQSPIIVLHDKTETAKQLPNLLTYLLEKGYKPEKIDNDVEPYSFNCNDRCYSLTP, encoded by the coding sequence ATGAAGAAAAAAGTGCTATTTTTAACCGTTGGCCTAGTGCTAGTAATTTCAGTAATAGGAGTCGTAAAAGCCAGCATTACAGAAGAAACGAAGCTCCCTATTAAACTAGAATACGAAAAACTCCAAACGAAAATAAGTAAATACGCGGAAAGCAAAGAAGACTACAATCAAGAAAAAAATGAGAAAGTCGTCTATTTAACATTTGACGATGGACCTAATTCCGCTACAACCGAAATTTTAGACATACTTGATCAATTTAATGCGAAAGCGACTTTTTTTATGCTCGAACCTGAAATGAGAAAATCTCCAGAAATCGTAAAACGAATTATAAGGGACGGTCACAGCGCTGGTCTACATGGTGTTACTCATGACAAAGATCAATTTTATCAATCCGAACAAGCGGCACTTCAAGAGATGGTAAAAACTCAAGAAACATTGCATGATATTTCGGGGGTGAAATCGGACTTAATTCGGACGCCTTATGGGAGTATCCCTTATTTAACAGATAGCTTCAGAGAGGTATTCGATCAACATGGCTTCAAGTTGTGGGATTGGAATGTCGATAGCGAAGACTGGAATTTATCAACAGAGGCTTCTTTGGATAGTGTGATTTCACAAATAGAAAAAATAGAAAACAATGGACAATCTCCCATTATTGTTCTCCATGACAAAACAGAAACCGCTAAGCAGCTGCCTAACCTATTAACCTACCTTCTGGAGAAAGGCTATAAACCTGAAAAAATCGACAACGACGTTGAACCTTACAGTTTTAACTGCAATGACCGCTGCTATAGCCTTACACCTTAA
- a CDS encoding sensor histidine kinase — MKNRIVVKWFLLISSLCLFILFGIFVGQTLFFEQYYAKNKEERLSEAIEAFTKTYWHNEENETKLQELEQTFYRENNAWITVLDHNGYIKGTKDYTIELNGIFELEDELVTYSDDNFVIPIVYLENSFEVSQQLDGLKDYENHQMEIRGVEIQEEFFPYEIILSKDEVEPTPFTRLESGIEGIIYWRNDALKAQFDDNEAYTQKGVYGTIAAVNIPEDYSHFYVTALSNSLFFERIKAFQADLLFNNNPANDNGTSIQDYEQNGIQYKLLTHSETTSNGDTLYFLTMTSLQPIDEAAEMMQEYFIYILVAVIFLILLVSLYFSKKIASPLLNINHTAKQMANLDFKERIPIKSSDEIGQLSESINILSEKLQMHIEKLQQDIEKEKQLEKTRKEFIAGVSHELKTPLSIIKSCMSILQDGVAIEKSDHYFQAMNNEVNRMDRLIVDMLELAKFESGTYKVKMDVFNIKDSIHSVCNQLSIKARDKQLHINLKLKPIDVVGNTHQIEQVMTNFLTNAIRHTPVERMIFISTEDEGNRVKISVENEGHPIDTDQLGNIWDRFYQEKKTQRSKEGTGLGLAITKNILKLHAVEYGVMNTDKGVCFYFYLPKSESSYQPINVR; from the coding sequence ATGAAAAATCGGATTGTAGTAAAATGGTTTCTGCTCATATCGTCATTATGCCTATTTATTTTATTTGGCATTTTTGTTGGTCAAACACTATTCTTTGAACAATACTATGCTAAAAACAAAGAAGAACGCCTTTCAGAAGCGATTGAAGCGTTCACAAAAACTTATTGGCATAACGAAGAAAATGAAACAAAGCTTCAAGAATTGGAACAAACATTTTATCGAGAAAACAATGCTTGGATAACCGTTTTAGACCACAATGGCTATATAAAAGGAACAAAAGATTATACGATCGAATTAAATGGGATATTTGAATTAGAAGATGAATTAGTCACTTACAGCGATGACAACTTTGTTATTCCTATCGTCTATTTAGAAAACTCCTTTGAGGTTAGTCAACAACTTGATGGTTTAAAAGACTATGAAAATCACCAAATGGAGATTCGCGGTGTAGAAATACAAGAAGAATTCTTCCCATATGAGATCATTTTAAGTAAAGACGAAGTCGAGCCCACTCCATTTACGAGGTTAGAGAGCGGAATAGAGGGCATCATTTATTGGCGAAATGATGCCCTTAAGGCTCAATTTGATGATAATGAAGCGTATACCCAAAAAGGCGTTTACGGGACGATTGCTGCCGTGAACATACCGGAAGACTACAGTCATTTTTATGTCACGGCTTTATCAAACTCGTTGTTTTTTGAGCGAATAAAAGCATTTCAAGCGGATTTGCTTTTTAACAATAACCCAGCCAATGATAACGGGACATCTATTCAAGACTATGAGCAAAATGGCATTCAATATAAATTGCTCACACATTCAGAGACGACCTCAAACGGAGACACACTCTATTTCTTAACAATGACGTCACTGCAACCAATAGATGAAGCAGCGGAAATGATGCAAGAGTATTTTATTTATATTCTTGTTGCTGTTATCTTTTTAATTTTATTGGTTTCGCTCTATTTTTCCAAGAAAATCGCAAGTCCGTTATTAAATATCAACCATACAGCGAAACAAATGGCAAATTTGGATTTCAAAGAGCGTATTCCTATTAAATCAAGCGATGAAATTGGCCAGCTTTCCGAAAGCATTAACATCCTTTCTGAAAAATTGCAAATGCACATTGAAAAGTTGCAACAGGATATCGAGAAAGAGAAACAGCTCGAAAAAACGCGAAAAGAATTTATAGCAGGCGTTTCACATGAATTAAAAACACCGTTAAGCATTATAAAAAGTTGTATGTCGATTCTGCAAGACGGGGTAGCGATTGAAAAAAGCGACCATTATTTCCAGGCAATGAATAATGAAGTCAATCGAATGGATCGATTGATTGTCGATATGCTCGAACTAGCAAAGTTCGAGTCAGGTACCTATAAAGTTAAGATGGATGTATTTAATATAAAGGACTCCATTCATAGCGTATGCAATCAGCTATCAATTAAAGCTCGTGATAAACAGCTCCATATAAATCTTAAGCTAAAGCCAATTGACGTTGTTGGTAATACACATCAAATTGAACAGGTTATGACAAATTTTTTGACGAATGCCATTCGTCATACACCCGTCGAAAGAATGATTTTCATCTCAACTGAGGATGAAGGAAATAGAGTAAAAATAAGCGTTGAAAATGAGGGGCATCCCATCGATACAGACCAACTCGGAAACATTTGGGATCGGTTTTACCAAGAGAAAAAAACGCAGCGTTCCAAAGAAGGCACAGGATTAGGTCTAGCGATTACGAAAAATATCTTAAAGCTACATGCTGTAGAATATGGAGTGATGAATACCGATAAAGGAGTCTGTTTCTACTTTTATTTACCAAAGAGTGAATCATCTTACCAGCCAATCAACGTACGTTGA
- a CDS encoding response regulator transcription factor — protein sequence MGKTILIVEDEDILREISKDYFIDAGYDVLEAKDGKEALAIFEKANVDLIVLDIMMPRLDGWSVCKRIREHSVVPIIMLTARSDEEDTLLGFDLGADDYVTKPYSPKILLARAKRLLTTPATNENTNKSQEILTSNELEVHLHSRTVKVKGNVVPLTHTEFEILTYLMKNKNIVISRQQLIIKVWGYEYAGDDRTVNTHIRNLRSKLADSAKQIKTIVRAGYKFEDLP from the coding sequence TTGGGAAAAACAATACTAATTGTGGAAGATGAAGACATCCTTAGAGAAATAAGCAAAGACTATTTTATCGATGCGGGTTACGATGTATTGGAAGCAAAAGACGGAAAAGAAGCGTTAGCGATATTTGAAAAAGCAAACGTTGATTTGATTGTTTTAGATATTATGATGCCGAGGTTAGACGGCTGGTCTGTTTGCAAAAGGATCCGCGAACATTCTGTCGTACCGATTATTATGCTGACAGCCCGCTCAGATGAAGAAGATACATTATTAGGGTTTGATTTAGGCGCAGATGACTATGTCACAAAACCTTATAGCCCTAAAATTTTATTAGCAAGGGCCAAACGATTGCTTACTACTCCAGCGACAAATGAAAACACTAACAAGAGTCAAGAAATTTTAACGAGCAACGAACTTGAAGTCCATTTACATTCACGTACAGTTAAAGTAAAAGGCAATGTCGTCCCATTGACACATACAGAGTTTGAAATTTTAACGTATCTAATGAAAAACAAAAATATCGTTATTTCCAGACAACAGCTCATTATAAAAGTTTGGGGCTATGAGTATGCAGGTGACGACCGTACAGTCAATACCCATATTCGAAATTTGCGAAGCAAACTGGCTGACAGCGCTAAACAAATAAAAACAATCGTTCGTGCAGGATATAAATTTGAGGATTTACCATGA
- the aceA gene encoding isocitrate lyase: MLKEKQLAESWEHEERWKGITRPYEAADVMRLRGTLEIEYTIARRGAEKLWELLHTEDFVPALGALTGNQAMQQVKAGLKAIYLSGWQVAADANLSGSMYPDQSLYPANSVPEVVKKINRTLQRADQIYHMEEKEDIDWFAPIVADAEAGFGGQLNVFELMKSMIEAGAAGVHFEDQLSSEKKCGHLGGKVLLPTQTAVRNLIAARLAADVMGVPTILIARTDANAADLITSDVDSYDAPFLTGERTAEGFFKTKSGLDQAIARGLAYAPYADLIWCETSEPNIEEARRFAQAIHEKFPGKLLAYNCSPSFNWKAKLDDHTILNFQKQLGEMGYKFQFVTLAGFHALNHGMFELSRHYKDRGMAAYSDLQQAEFASEAHGYTATRHQREVGTSYFDEVAQVVTGGTSSTTALKGSTEAEQFQS, from the coding sequence ATGCTAAAAGAAAAACAACTCGCAGAAAGCTGGGAGCATGAAGAACGTTGGAAAGGGATTACAAGGCCGTATGAAGCAGCTGATGTCATGCGGCTAAGGGGCACGCTCGAGATTGAATACACGATTGCCAGGCGTGGTGCCGAAAAGTTGTGGGAACTTCTCCATACAGAGGATTTCGTCCCGGCACTAGGCGCTTTAACTGGGAACCAAGCGATGCAGCAAGTAAAAGCCGGATTGAAAGCGATTTATTTAAGCGGCTGGCAAGTGGCTGCTGATGCCAATTTGTCAGGGAGCATGTATCCTGACCAAAGCCTTTATCCGGCAAACAGCGTACCGGAAGTTGTCAAAAAAATCAACCGCACGCTGCAACGCGCGGATCAAATTTACCACATGGAAGAAAAAGAAGACATCGATTGGTTTGCGCCAATTGTGGCCGATGCTGAGGCAGGCTTCGGTGGACAGCTAAACGTGTTCGAGTTAATGAAAAGCATGATTGAAGCCGGCGCCGCAGGGGTTCACTTTGAAGATCAGTTGTCTTCTGAGAAAAAGTGCGGGCATTTAGGCGGAAAAGTGCTGCTTCCAACGCAAACAGCAGTGCGTAATTTGATTGCCGCCCGCCTGGCAGCAGACGTGATGGGAGTACCGACCATTCTTATTGCTCGTACAGATGCCAATGCCGCTGACCTAATCACAAGCGACGTCGATTCATATGATGCACCGTTTTTAACGGGAGAACGAACAGCGGAAGGGTTTTTCAAAACAAAGTCAGGTCTTGATCAGGCGATTGCGAGAGGCTTAGCGTATGCGCCGTATGCTGATTTAATCTGGTGTGAAACGTCTGAGCCAAATATTGAAGAAGCACGTCGGTTCGCACAAGCGATCCACGAGAAATTCCCAGGCAAACTGCTCGCCTACAATTGCTCCCCTTCGTTTAACTGGAAAGCCAAACTGGATGACCACACCATTTTAAACTTCCAGAAACAACTCGGTGAAATGGGCTATAAATTTCAATTTGTCACACTGGCGGGCTTCCACGCCTTAAACCACGGCATGTTTGAATTATCCCGCCACTATAAGGACCGCGGAATGGCGGCGTACTCTGATCTTCAGCAGGCTGAATTTGCCAGTGAAGCCCACGGCTACACGGCAACAAGGCATCAGCGCGAAGTCGGCACAAGCTACTTTGATGAAGTTGCCCAAGTCGTAACAGGCGGGACTTCATCGACCACTGCCCTGAAGGGATCGACTGAAGCGGAACAGTTTCAATCTTAA
- the yhfH gene encoding protein YhfH, producing the protein MSLKNPIDFYRMLPRKTCPECGEEMEEQAESYFMECERCLAKKGE; encoded by the coding sequence ATGAGCTTGAAAAATCCAATTGACTTTTACAGAATGCTTCCGAGAAAAACGTGTCCTGAATGTGGCGAAGAGATGGAAGAGCAAGCTGAATCTTACTTCATGGAATGCGAACGCTGTCTTGCTAAAAAAGGTGAGTAA
- the licT gene encoding BglG family transcription antiterminator LicT, with translation MQIKKVFNNNVVLAKNEWDQEMVVMGRGLAFQKKAGETIDTAKIEKTFVLEKRGVSDKLAKLLRDTSELYLNIASKILDYAKSQLPYKLDDYLYVALTDHISFAIKRHKENVHVKNPLVWEIRKYYKQEYQVALKCLDIIEEQTGVRFPEDEAASIALHLVNSELSGGNLATAVQVTELVNNVLNIVKYHFKMELDETSINYERFLTHLRFFAIRFIRKERMADSEDNFLYEQLKRKYPESFQCSQKIKIYLVKSYNWSISKDEEMYLTLHIQRVTKRHLQDQAD, from the coding sequence ATGCAAATTAAGAAAGTATTTAATAACAATGTTGTCCTAGCAAAGAATGAATGGGATCAAGAAATGGTCGTAATGGGCAGGGGCTTGGCTTTTCAAAAAAAGGCAGGTGAAACGATCGATACAGCTAAAATCGAAAAAACATTTGTTTTGGAAAAAAGGGGTGTGTCGGATAAGTTAGCGAAATTATTACGAGATACGTCAGAACTATATTTAAACATTGCCTCTAAGATTTTAGATTATGCGAAATCACAATTGCCATATAAACTGGATGACTATTTGTATGTAGCCTTGACGGACCACATTAGTTTTGCAATTAAAAGACATAAAGAAAACGTGCACGTGAAAAATCCTTTAGTATGGGAAATTCGTAAGTACTATAAACAGGAGTATCAAGTTGCGCTAAAATGCCTAGACATCATTGAAGAACAAACAGGTGTCCGGTTTCCCGAGGATGAAGCGGCTTCGATTGCGCTCCACCTTGTCAACAGCGAGTTGTCAGGAGGGAATTTGGCAACAGCCGTTCAAGTGACGGAATTAGTCAATAATGTGCTAAACATCGTGAAATATCACTTTAAAATGGAATTAGATGAAACGTCGATTAATTACGAGCGTTTTTTAACCCATCTTCGCTTTTTTGCGATTCGCTTTATTCGCAAAGAAAGAATGGCAGATAGTGAAGACAATTTCTTATACGAGCAACTAAAGAGAAAATACCCTGAATCGTTTCAATGCAGTCAAAAAATCAAGATCTATTTAGTTAAAAGCTATAATTGGTCCATTTCTAAAGATGAAGAAATGTATTTAACCCTACACATACAAAGGGTGACGAAACGGCATTTGCAAGACCAGGCGGATTAA
- a CDS encoding beta-glucoside-specific PTS transporter subunit IIABC — translation MKYEQLAKDIIEKVGGKENVNNVVHCITRLRFKLKDEDKAQTEALKNMDGIVTVMKSGGQYQVVIGNHVPDVYKAVVEVGGFANIGQVDDDEQEKRGNLFNRFIDIIASIFTPILGVLAATGMIKGFNALFLAVGWLEETDGTYQLLNIVGDSLFHFFPIFLGYTAIKKFGGTPFIGIAIGASLVYPAVESLMEGEPLYVLFAGTVFESPVYITFLGIPVILMSYATSVVPIILAAFFASKVERFFRKVIPDVVKTFLVPFFTLLVVVPLTFMIIGPIATWASQLLGQGTIFVYELSPTIAGLVLGAFWQVIVIFGLHWGLVPIAINNLVSTGSDPILAMIFAASFAQIGAVLAVWIRTKNQKLKSLSIPAFISGIFGVTEPAIYGITLPKKKPFIFSLVGAGIGGAIIGFFGGAGYMIGGLGIFQIPAFIGPEGIDTGFWGAIISMPVAFGIGFILTYLFAGIHKEETPVERGANTESASPDATVEKTVAKEVEAETLASPLKGKAIPLERIKDEAFASAALGKGIAILPTEGKVFAPADGTITALFPTNHAIGMTTDKGAELLIHVGMDTVQLQGQYFSSHVKQGERVEKGQLLMEFDIDKIQQAGFMLDTPIVVTNHEHYTVITTEETNVQVGDHFLTLEKK, via the coding sequence ATGAAGTACGAGCAATTAGCAAAGGATATTATTGAAAAAGTTGGCGGCAAAGAAAATGTAAACAATGTCGTTCATTGTATTACGCGCTTGCGCTTTAAGTTAAAAGATGAGGACAAAGCACAAACGGAAGCGTTAAAAAACATGGATGGCATTGTGACTGTCATGAAAAGCGGCGGCCAATACCAAGTGGTTATCGGCAACCATGTCCCTGATGTTTATAAAGCTGTCGTAGAGGTCGGCGGCTTCGCAAACATCGGACAAGTAGACGACGACGAGCAAGAAAAACGAGGAAATTTGTTTAATCGCTTTATAGATATTATTGCCAGCATCTTTACACCTATCCTTGGCGTTTTAGCGGCCACAGGGATGATCAAAGGGTTTAACGCGCTATTTCTGGCAGTGGGATGGTTAGAGGAAACCGACGGTACGTATCAACTATTAAACATTGTCGGCGATTCGTTGTTTCATTTCTTCCCTATTTTTCTTGGCTATACGGCGATTAAAAAGTTTGGCGGAACCCCCTTTATCGGAATTGCGATTGGCGCTTCCCTCGTTTATCCTGCCGTAGAAAGCTTAATGGAAGGGGAGCCGCTTTATGTATTATTTGCGGGAACTGTGTTTGAGTCTCCTGTTTATATTACCTTTTTAGGAATCCCTGTTATTCTAATGAGTTATGCGACATCCGTTGTCCCGATCATCCTTGCTGCATTTTTTGCATCAAAAGTAGAACGCTTCTTTAGAAAAGTGATTCCAGATGTTGTGAAGACGTTTTTAGTTCCATTTTTTACACTTTTGGTCGTTGTCCCGTTGACGTTTATGATCATTGGGCCAATTGCGACTTGGGCGAGCCAACTATTAGGCCAAGGAACCATTTTTGTTTATGAATTAAGTCCAACCATCGCCGGATTGGTGCTAGGCGCTTTCTGGCAAGTGATCGTCATTTTTGGATTGCACTGGGGCCTTGTTCCGATCGCGATTAATAACCTCGTATCAACGGGCTCTGACCCTATATTAGCGATGATCTTTGCTGCTTCTTTTGCGCAAATCGGCGCTGTTCTTGCTGTTTGGATTCGAACGAAGAACCAAAAACTTAAATCATTAAGTATTCCTGCCTTTATCTCGGGAATCTTTGGCGTAACAGAGCCTGCTATTTATGGGATCACACTACCGAAGAAAAAGCCTTTTATCTTTAGTTTAGTAGGGGCTGGCATCGGCGGCGCGATTATTGGCTTCTTCGGCGGCGCTGGCTATATGATTGGCGGGCTAGGCATTTTCCAAATCCCCGCTTTCATTGGCCCAGAAGGGATTGACACTGGCTTTTGGGGAGCCATCATTTCTATGCCTGTCGCGTTCGGAATAGGTTTTATCCTGACGTATTTGTTTGCTGGCATTCATAAAGAGGAAACACCAGTTGAACGTGGCGCTAATACTGAATCTGCCTCTCCAGATGCTACTGTAGAGAAAACGGTTGCCAAGGAAGTAGAAGCGGAAACCCTTGCTAGCCCATTAAAGGGAAAGGCTATACCACTAGAACGTATTAAAGATGAAGCATTCGCATCGGCTGCACTTGGCAAAGGAATCGCCATTCTGCCGACAGAAGGGAAAGTATTTGCACCGGCAGATGGAACGATCACTGCTCTCTTTCCAACGAATCATGCGATTGGAATGACGACTGATAAAGGGGCTGAACTATTAATCCATGTTGGAATGGATACGGTTCAGTTACAAGGACAGTACTTCTCGTCCCATGTGAAACAAGGAGAGCGCGTTGAGAAAGGCCAATTGTTAATGGAGTTTGATATTGATAAAATTCAACAAGCAGGATTTATGCTCGATACACCAATTGTTGTAACCAACCACGAGCACTACACGGTTATAACGACTGAAGAGACCAATGTCCAAGTAGGAGACCATTTCCTCACATTAGAAAAAAAATAA